The Qipengyuania oceanensis genome includes the window TCAAAGCGCAAGCGGTAGATCGGCTCGGGCAGAGCGAAACCTGCATGTTCCAGTGCCGACTTGGCCGCCGCGATGGCGAGGCTGCGGGCGCGATACCAGTCGGCTTCGCGCTGGTCGATCCAGGCGAGGAACTGCAGCACGACGTTCGAATCGCCGACCTGCATGATGCGGACTTCTGGCGGCGGATCGTCGAGTACGAAACTCAGCGACGAGAGCGTTTCGCGCCCGAGCTTGCGCGCCGCGTTCGGATCGTCGTCGGCATCGATACCAAGTTCGAAGTCGAACCGCCGTTGCGGGTTGCGTGTGTAATTGAGGATGACCGCGCGGAAGACCTGGCCATTGGGAATGCGCAAGTGGTTGCCGTCGAGCGTCATCAGTACGGTCGCGCGGCTGGTGAGGCGGATAACCCGCCCTTCGCGATCGTCGATGATAACGTGATCGTTCGGGCGGAACGGCTGGCGCAGCGACAGCATCAGCGAAGCGACGTAGTTCTCGACCGTGTCACGCATCGCGAAGCCGAGCGCCAGGCCGATGACCCCCGCGCCGCCCAGCACCGCACCCATCAATGCTCCGGCACCGATCATGTCGAGCGCGATTACGATTCCGCCGGTCACGAACACGAAGCGGATCGCGCTCGCGATCAATTCGGCGAGGAAGCTGTTCGGCGCGATCCGGTGCCACAGGGCGGTCAATCCGGCGATCGCATAACCGATCGCGGCAATCGCCAGTGCGACGAGGACGGCCACGCCGATCAGCGGCAACATGGCGGCAAAGCCTGCCAGCTTGTCCTTGAGCGAGCCGATCCCTCCCACGTTCTCGCCCAGCGAAAGGTCGCGCTCGAGCCCGTTTTCGACCGTCACGACCCCGCTCACCCGCGAAGCGATGTTCTCGGCGCGGTCGATGTCCTCGCTCGATGGAACCTTGCCCGACAGCGAGACCACGCCCTGCTGGACAGAGACGCGGACGTTCTTGAACGCCGGCAATTCGCCGTAGATTCCGGCCAACCGCCCGGAAATGCGCTCGTCCGCCCCGTCGTCCTGCGCGGCATCGATGGCCTGGCTGACATTGTCCGCGGGTTGCGGTGCGGTCTCCTCGGCCACGGGCAAGGCCGCGAAGGCCGGCGCGGCGAGCAGCTGCGCGAAGGCCAGCAACAGCGCGATCGAAAATTTCGCCAGAACGCTTATTCGCCGTCTCCCGCAACCGTCATGCCGTCGATCCTCAAGGTAGGAACGTTGATTGCGCGATGGGTTTCCGGATCGTTTGCCGGAGTCATTCGCGCGAACATGTCGAGCAGATTGCCCGCGATCGTGAATTCGGCG containing:
- a CDS encoding mechanosensitive ion channel domain-containing protein; the protein is MLLAFAQLLAAPAFAALPVAEETAPQPADNVSQAIDAAQDDGADERISGRLAGIYGELPAFKNVRVSVQQGVVSLSGKVPSSEDIDRAENIASRVSGVVTVENGLERDLSLGENVGGIGSLKDKLAGFAAMLPLIGVAVLVALAIAAIGYAIAGLTALWHRIAPNSFLAELIASAIRFVFVTGGIVIALDMIGAGALMGAVLGGAGVIGLALGFAMRDTVENYVASLMLSLRQPFRPNDHVIIDDREGRVIRLTSRATVLMTLDGNHLRIPNGQVFRAVILNYTRNPQRRFDFELGIDADDDPNAARKLGRETLSSLSFVLDDPPPEVRIMQVGDSNVVLQFLAWIDQREADWYRARSLAIAAAKSALEHAGFALPEPIYRLRFDERTTPLPFENITESGRRTPGPSAADRKAMAAAASASSASHSEDVRPDDEVARMVEAERSTADEGQEKDLLDSRRPVE